AAAGACTCTCCACCAACCCCGATATTGCCAAGCATAAGGTTTCTTCGGTCAAAATCTGTTGGTCTATAGGAGAGCCATTGCCCGAGGAAGTTCTCCAAACTTTTGAACGAAAAGTAGGGAGGAAGGTCAACGAAGCATATGGGCTGACTGAAGCTTCCCCTCTTACGCATGCCAACCCGATTTTGGGAAAGCGCAAGATTGGCTCCATAGGTATTCCTTTACCAGACACGGATGCCAAAATTGTCGATGTTGCTAACGGTGAAAGAGAAATGCCAGTGGGAGAAGCTGGGGAATTGATCGTCAAAGGACCCCAGGTGATGAAGGGTTATTGGAATAGGCCGGAAGAGTCATCCCGCGCCCTGCGCCAGGGTTGGCTGCATACGGGCGACATGGCCCGAATGGATGAAGACGGGTATTTCTATATCACGGGAAAACTGAAGAAAAAATAAGTTGCGGGTTGCGGGTTTCGGGTTTAATTTCCTTGACTTCCTTCGATTTCCGGGAAAAAATAAATCATTCCCTGCAAGGAGAGGTTGCTATGAAGGTCCGTTTTTTCAAGCCCTTCGATGAGCTTGCCGGTAAAGAAGAGATTGATTTTGATTTAAAAAGGCCCATGCCGGTCAAAGAACTTCTTGGAATAATCGCCGAGAAGGTCCCTTCTTTCCAGCCTTACCTTCGTAAGGAAAAAGACGAAATTTTGAATTTTTTTGTAGTCCTGGTTCGGGGGGATGAGATTCTTAAGTTGCAAGACGTGGTCCATGAAGAGGACCTGATTAAAATTCTTCCCCCGATTAGCGGAGGATAGTTTTATGAACCTTTA
This genomic interval from Deltaproteobacteria bacterium contains the following:
- a CDS encoding MoaD/ThiS family protein — encoded protein: MKVRFFKPFDELAGKEEIDFDLKRPMPVKELLGIIAEKVPSFQPYLRKEKDEILNFFVVLVRGDEILKLQDVVHEEDLIKILPPISGG